A window of the Parvularcula bermudensis HTCC2503 genome harbors these coding sequences:
- the sufC gene encoding Fe-S cluster assembly ATPase SufC: MPLLKIDDLHLSIEGNEILQGLSLEVPAGEVHAIMGPNGSGKSTLSYAVAGRPGYAPLSGEVTLNGESLLGLTPEERAAKGIFLSFQNPVAIPGVATMNFLRTALNAQRAARGEEEMSAAEFLKVFREKAALVGLSPDKLKRPFNDGFSGGEKKRMEMLQMALFAPRFAIMDETDSGLDIDALKMVGDVVNTLRGPDRGFLVITHYQRLLDHVKPDVIHVLSQGRIVKTGGPELAAQLEAEGYDQFTEAA, encoded by the coding sequence ATGCCTTTATTGAAGATCGATGACTTGCACCTTTCTATCGAGGGGAATGAAATCTTGCAGGGATTGTCCCTCGAGGTTCCGGCGGGCGAAGTCCATGCGATTATGGGACCTAATGGATCGGGCAAATCAACCCTCAGCTATGCCGTGGCTGGTCGTCCCGGATATGCGCCCCTATCGGGGGAGGTGACGCTTAATGGCGAAAGCCTTTTGGGGCTGACCCCCGAGGAGCGGGCGGCCAAGGGCATATTCCTGTCCTTTCAAAACCCAGTCGCGATCCCCGGGGTGGCGACCATGAATTTTCTTCGTACTGCCCTCAACGCGCAACGCGCGGCCCGGGGAGAGGAAGAAATGTCCGCCGCAGAGTTTCTCAAAGTATTTCGGGAGAAGGCGGCCCTTGTCGGTCTCAGTCCTGACAAGCTGAAACGTCCCTTCAATGATGGATTTTCCGGCGGCGAAAAGAAACGCATGGAAATGCTTCAAATGGCGCTTTTCGCTCCACGCTTCGCCATCATGGACGAAACCGATTCGGGCCTCGATATCGATGCCTTGAAGATGGTGGGGGATGTGGTGAACACGCTACGGGGGCCGGATCGCGGCTTTCTCGTCATCACCCACTATCAGCGTCTCCTCGACCATGTGAAACCGGACGTCATCCACGTTTTGTCGCAAGGACGTATCGTGAAAACCGGGGGGCCGGAGCTTGCCGCCCAGTTGGAGGCGGAAGGCTACGATCAGTTTACGGAGGCGGCATGA
- the sufD gene encoding Fe-S cluster assembly protein SufD, which produces MTAAPPLSLTAAEEALLADLPEGPVKDRLATEGLPSRRTEAWRWSDIRAALSSAYSPSAPLASTVPPSLWPEEEAFVVLLGNGRATVPADVPEGVTITREPGRPEIIGDAPLASLLTAKEGLSLTLAPGVSATIVLRRMSDGEGYHGDRVRIGVAEGAHLRLIETHEVAGGGAFSNSLTDIDLADGAHLDRFVLQPAAQGIIAGLARLRRTATGSARIRQLVLSGGAKLSRHETLISGGHADIILDGLYRLSEERHADLTSLIDHEGPDGRTRQLVKGIVGDQGRGVFQGKFRVDRKAQRTDAQMSHHALLLSEGAQVSAKPELEIYADDVECAHGNSVGALDDEALFYLRQRGVREEAARELLIGAFAGEVLNRIEDEDFRRVAEDIWKGMS; this is translated from the coding sequence ATGACGGCAGCCCCCCCGCTTTCCTTGACCGCAGCGGAAGAAGCGCTGTTGGCGGATCTTCCCGAGGGACCGGTGAAGGACCGTCTCGCAACGGAGGGCTTGCCGTCGCGCCGTACCGAGGCGTGGCGCTGGTCGGATATCAGAGCGGCCCTTTCGTCCGCCTATTCGCCTTCGGCTCCTCTCGCATCGACGGTGCCGCCATCGCTCTGGCCGGAAGAAGAGGCGTTTGTCGTCCTGCTCGGAAATGGGCGGGCGACGGTGCCAGCGGACGTGCCTGAGGGGGTGACGATCACTCGTGAACCAGGGCGCCCTGAAATCATCGGCGATGCGCCCTTGGCCTCCCTCCTGACGGCGAAGGAGGGGCTGAGCCTCACTCTCGCCCCAGGGGTCTCGGCAACAATTGTGCTCAGGCGCATGTCGGATGGTGAGGGTTATCACGGTGACCGTGTACGGATCGGTGTTGCGGAGGGAGCGCATCTGCGATTGATCGAAACCCACGAGGTTGCGGGCGGGGGCGCCTTTTCCAATAGCTTGACCGATATCGACCTTGCCGATGGTGCGCATCTCGACCGTTTCGTCCTTCAGCCTGCGGCCCAGGGGATTATTGCGGGGCTCGCGCGGCTGCGACGGACGGCCACGGGTTCCGCGCGGATTCGCCAACTGGTGCTCTCCGGCGGCGCCAAATTGTCTCGCCATGAGACGCTGATTTCGGGCGGTCACGCCGACATCATTCTCGATGGACTTTATCGCTTGTCCGAAGAGCGGCACGCCGACCTAACCAGTCTCATCGACCATGAGGGGCCGGATGGACGGACCCGTCAATTGGTCAAGGGGATTGTCGGCGATCAGGGCCGCGGCGTTTTCCAGGGGAAATTCCGTGTTGACCGCAAAGCACAACGGACGGATGCCCAGATGAGCCACCACGCCCTTCTTCTGTCCGAAGGGGCCCAAGTTTCAGCAAAGCCGGAACTTGAGATCTATGCCGACGATGTCGAATGCGCCCACGGCAATTCGGTCGGAGCACTCGATGATGAAGCGCTCTTTTATCTACGCCAGAGGGGGGTCCGCGAAGAGGCCGCGCGAGAATTGTTGATCGGCGCCTTCGCCGGTGAGGTTCTGAACCGCATCGAGGACGAGGATTTCCGTCGGGTGGCGGAGGATATCTGGAAGGGGATGTCGTAA